The nucleotide window TGGTAAACGACATATCGTCAGCACTGCCCTGCGGCAACATTACCTTCGCGGTCAAATGGTCAACTCGGAAGAAGGAACACCGATGGGGGTGGGCCTCTGGTACGAGATGGAAGTGAACGACCCGGTCGCTTATTTGTTTATCAACACGAATCCGGAAGGTTCGCTGCAAGCCAACGTAGCCTCGAGTGCGATCAGCACACTCTCGAACTTGGAAATGGACAAGATGCTGGAAGACCGTCACAGCCTCAGTCGCACCGTTCGCGCTGCCGTTTCGCCACTGAGCGAAAAATGGGGCTATCGGCTGGGCTCGGTCTATATCCGCAAGGTCTTCTTTACCGATGTGCAGATGGTGCACAACATTACCGACAAAGTGGTCAAACGTCTGATTCAAGTCACCAGTGCGATGAAACAAGATGGCGATAACCGGGTCGGTTTGATCAAGAGTGAAACGGCCAAAGAGGTCTCGCAGAAGATGGCCGAAGCTGGGGCGATGCGGCCTGATATTGTCGGGCAGATGCTCAACCAAATCAGCAAGGCCGATCCAGAGATCATGGACGCCACGCTCGAAGTGATGGAAGTCGAGAATTTGCTGGCCTCAGGCGCGGCGATCAGCATCATCCCGCGCGGAAGCAACGTCCTGCTGAATTTAAACAGCGGCGATGGCAAACACCCTTCCGATCAACGAAGTTACGGGGAAGTTGAAGAACCTCGCCGTTAAGGGACTAGGGCCATGCCCCCAGAATAGAACGAACACTTCCGGCACCAGGCCGTTCGTCGTTCGTCGTTCGTCGTTCGTCGTTCGTCGTTCGGAAGGGCCTAGCCTGGCCGATGGCGTTTTTCAAGTTGTCTTGGGAGACTAACCACCCGCGATGATTCTTCGCGTGGCGGAATTTGCGATACAAAAAAGCCAAAGCGGAATTTCCCAATCCCAGCGTCCAGCAAATTGAACTTGCCCGGAGTTAAGCTGATGCGTGGGCAACTGAACGAAGGAATCGCCTTGCTGGCCGAGAGCGTAACCAGGCGCCGTCAATAATTGGCGATTGGCTTTCTACTGCGGTAACAAGTTATTCGGGCTGAGA belongs to Bremerella cremea and includes:
- a CDS encoding SPFH domain-containing protein, with the protein product MFPTLVAIGFFVGLSFIPILLRMATGFGLYVVVKECESHVYTLFGKVMGTIDEPGLHFPISIFGPGALLVPFFGKRHIVSTALRQHYLRGQMVNSEEGTPMGVGLWYEMEVNDPVAYLFINTNPEGSLQANVASSAISTLSNLEMDKMLEDRHSLSRTVRAAVSPLSEKWGYRLGSVYIRKVFFTDVQMVHNITDKVVKRLIQVTSAMKQDGDNRVGLIKSETAKEVSQKMAEAGAMRPDIVGQMLNQISKADPEIMDATLEVMEVENLLASGAAISIIPRGSNVLLNLNSGDGKHPSDQRSYGEVEEPRR